One genomic region from Streptomyces sp. NBC_00582 encodes:
- a CDS encoding acetoacetate decarboxylase family protein, which yields MSAVRGYFSPKTATGASSLIPSPPWRYSGDLLTVEYRTDPARVRELLPEPLELAEEDPGAVALIWADWQSCAASGAELLDPVLAQYKEAFAVVRCRYRGQTYSRCVYIWVDKDFAIARGLHQGYPKKLGSIHQTRPHPYGPAPRIEAGARFGATLAAADRRLAQAVVTLREPSGTNGFVNGHPMAHHRWLPSIEKGKGLALDELIESGAASFEGGQAWVGDGELELFEAPTEELARLEIREPIAAYYRQVGVVWDGGRLLESGMSGAGAE from the coding sequence ATGTCCGCTGTCCGTGGCTACTTCTCCCCCAAGACCGCGACGGGCGCCTCGTCGCTCATCCCGTCCCCGCCCTGGCGCTACTCCGGCGACCTGCTGACCGTCGAGTACCGCACGGACCCCGCCCGCGTGCGTGAACTGCTGCCCGAGCCGCTGGAGTTGGCCGAGGAGGACCCGGGCGCGGTGGCGCTGATCTGGGCCGACTGGCAGTCCTGTGCGGCGTCCGGCGCGGAGCTGCTCGATCCGGTGCTGGCCCAGTACAAGGAGGCGTTCGCGGTCGTCCGCTGCCGGTACCGGGGGCAGACCTATTCGCGGTGCGTGTACATCTGGGTCGACAAGGACTTCGCGATCGCCCGGGGGCTGCACCAGGGGTATCCGAAGAAGCTCGGGTCGATCCACCAGACGCGGCCGCATCCCTACGGGCCCGCGCCGCGGATCGAGGCGGGGGCGCGCTTCGGCGCAACCCTCGCCGCCGCCGACCGGCGGCTGGCCCAGGCGGTGGTGACCCTGCGGGAGCCCTCCGGGACGAACGGGTTCGTCAACGGGCATCCGATGGCCCATCACCGGTGGCTGCCCTCCATCGAGAAGGGGAAGGGGCTGGCGCTGGACGAGCTGATCGAGTCCGGGGCGGCGTCCTTCGAGGGCGGGCAGGCGTGGGTCGGCGACGGGGAACTGGAGTTGTTCGAGGCGCCGACGGAGGAGTTGGCGCGGCTGGAGATCCGGGAGCCGATCGCCGCGTACTACCGGCAGGTCGGGGTGGTGTGGGACGGCGGGCGTTTGCTGGAGTCCGGTATGTCGGGAGCCGGTGCCGAGTGA
- a CDS encoding 3,4-dihydroxyphenylacetate 2,3-dioxygenase, giving the protein MGEIVGAGLLAHVPTIVLPEADRLELNEGKEITLVTGLRDLRRDVFERDDYDTVVVLDSHWATTVEFVVTAQRRRAGLFTSEELPRGMCRMPYDFPGDPELARNVEKFADRHGTWITAIEDAYLPIYYATINLWKFLGEGLPDKRWVTIGVCQTGDMEDHLRLGRALADGIAATPGRRVLLIASGALSHTFWPLRELRDHESSDPVHIRTPEAREADRERIAWFKEGRHDKVLDTMDAFWKVKPEARFFHYLMMAGALGEQACTAGARQYGEYENSVGTGQVHLWFDRPAGGWTGSGPRQTQRTPHRRI; this is encoded by the coding sequence GTGGGTGAGATCGTCGGGGCGGGGCTGCTCGCCCATGTGCCCACCATCGTGCTGCCCGAGGCTGACCGGCTGGAGCTCAACGAGGGCAAGGAGATCACCCTCGTCACCGGCCTGCGGGACCTGCGCAGGGACGTCTTCGAGCGCGACGACTACGACACCGTCGTCGTCCTCGACTCGCACTGGGCGACGACCGTCGAGTTCGTCGTCACCGCCCAGCGGCGCCGGGCCGGGCTGTTCACCTCCGAGGAACTGCCGCGGGGGATGTGCCGGATGCCGTACGACTTTCCCGGCGACCCCGAACTCGCCCGCAACGTCGAGAAGTTCGCCGACCGGCACGGCACCTGGATCACCGCGATCGAGGACGCGTACCTGCCGATCTACTACGCCACCATCAACCTCTGGAAGTTCCTGGGGGAGGGGCTGCCGGACAAGCGGTGGGTGACCATCGGGGTCTGCCAGACGGGTGACATGGAGGACCATCTGCGGCTGGGGCGGGCGCTGGCGGACGGGATCGCGGCCACCCCCGGGCGGCGGGTCCTGCTGATCGCCTCGGGCGCCCTCTCGCACACCTTCTGGCCGCTGCGCGAGCTGCGCGACCACGAGTCCAGCGACCCGGTGCACATCCGTACGCCCGAGGCCCGCGAGGCCGACCGCGAGCGGATCGCCTGGTTCAAGGAGGGCCGCCACGACAAGGTCCTCGACACCATGGACGCGTTCTGGAAGGTCAAGCCCGAGGCGAGGTTCTTCCACTACCTGATGATGGCCGGCGCCCTCGGCGAACAGGCCTGCACCGCCGGGGCCCGCCAGTACGGGGAGTACGAGAACTCCGTCGGCACCGGCCAGGTCCACCTGTGGTTCGACCGCCCGGCCGGCGGCTGGACCGGCAGCGGACCCCGGCAGACCCAGCGCACCCCTCACCGCCGTATCTAG
- a CDS encoding aldehyde dehydrogenase translates to MSDKIVIGGVTVDTRHWIGGERVASGDTFTDHSPIDGSALGEISRGTPTEAAAAVAAAKAAFPGWAATPRAERARILHAVADGVEKRLEELAVVETTDNGALLRSHRRGVMPRVAHNFRFFADRLLTLGHEDFDTRGHTNHVSWDPAGPCVLITPWNAPLMLATWKVAPALAAGNTVVLKPAEWSPLTASLLADIAAEAGLPAGVLNVVQGYGSEIGDALTSHPDVRRISFTGSVPTARRIAASAAVNLTPLSLELGGKSPLLVFADADLDLAVELAVEQYDNAGQVCLAATRFLVEEPVAEEFTRRFVDKATALTQGDPRDEATDIGPNIHPRQLEKIDGFVRRALAAGARAVIGGHRLDGQFYAPTLLTGVAQDSEIVQEEVFGPVLTLQTFSDEEEAVRLANDTRFGLAATLVTGDRERADRVSARLVAGTVWVNCFFVRDLQAPFGGSRHSGVGREGGTWSFDFYCDLRNTVTAPKGWTDRG, encoded by the coding sequence ATGTCTGACAAGATCGTCATCGGCGGTGTCACCGTCGACACGCGGCACTGGATCGGCGGCGAACGGGTCGCCTCCGGTGACACCTTCACCGATCACTCGCCCATCGACGGCAGTGCTCTCGGCGAGATCTCCCGGGGTACGCCCACCGAGGCCGCTGCCGCCGTCGCCGCTGCCAAGGCCGCCTTTCCCGGCTGGGCCGCCACCCCCCGTGCCGAACGGGCCCGCATTCTCCATGCCGTCGCCGACGGGGTCGAGAAGCGGCTCGAGGAGCTCGCAGTCGTCGAGACCACCGACAACGGGGCGCTGCTGCGGTCCCACCGTCGGGGTGTCATGCCCCGCGTCGCCCACAACTTCCGGTTCTTCGCCGACCGGCTGCTGACGCTGGGGCACGAGGACTTCGACACGCGCGGGCACACGAACCACGTGAGCTGGGACCCGGCGGGGCCGTGTGTACTGATCACGCCGTGGAACGCGCCGCTGATGCTGGCCACCTGGAAGGTGGCGCCCGCGCTGGCCGCCGGCAACACGGTCGTCCTCAAGCCCGCCGAGTGGTCCCCGCTCACCGCCTCCCTCCTCGCGGACATCGCCGCCGAGGCCGGGCTGCCCGCCGGGGTGCTCAACGTGGTGCAGGGGTACGGCTCCGAGATCGGCGACGCCCTCACCTCGCACCCGGACGTACGCCGGATCAGCTTCACCGGGTCCGTGCCCACCGCCCGGCGGATCGCCGCGTCGGCGGCCGTGAATCTGACGCCTCTGAGCCTCGAACTCGGCGGCAAGTCGCCCCTGTTGGTGTTCGCCGACGCCGATCTCGATCTCGCCGTCGAACTCGCCGTCGAGCAGTACGACAACGCCGGGCAGGTCTGCCTCGCCGCCACCCGGTTCCTCGTCGAGGAGCCGGTCGCCGAGGAGTTCACCCGCAGGTTCGTCGACAAGGCCACCGCCCTGACCCAGGGAGACCCCCGGGACGAGGCCACCGACATCGGGCCGAACATCCATCCGCGTCAGCTGGAGAAGATCGACGGGTTCGTGCGGCGGGCCCTCGCAGCCGGTGCCCGCGCGGTGATCGGCGGGCACCGCCTGGACGGCCAGTTCTACGCCCCGACCCTGCTCACCGGGGTGGCCCAGGACTCGGAGATCGTGCAGGAGGAGGTCTTCGGACCCGTCCTCACGCTCCAGACCTTCTCCGACGAGGAGGAAGCGGTGCGGCTCGCCAACGACACCCGGTTCGGGCTCGCCGCCACCCTCGTCACCGGCGACCGCGAGCGCGCCGACCGGGTGAGCGCCCGGCTTGTCGCGGGCACGGTCTGGGTCAACTGCTTCTTCGTCCGCGACCTCCAGGCGCCCTTCGGCGGCTCCCGGCACTCCGGTGTCGGACGCGAGGGCGGCACCTGGAGCTTCGACTTCTACTGCGACCTGAGGAACACCGTGACCGCGCCGAAGGGGTGGACGGACCGTGGGTGA